The Methanopyrus kandleri AV19 DNA segment CATCGCGCGGATAGCGTCCACGTTCTCGGGTACGACGTCGGCCTCCTGGTGCACGGCCTGCATGTAGTAGAGCACGCCGTCCTCCACGTTGATGGACTCTTCCCAAACCAGTATCTCGTACAGGTCGTACCGCTTCCTACCGAGGTCACGTCCCAACTCGATTAACTCGGCCGTGGAACCGAGCCCCTCCCCGTGCGGTACCACCCATATCCTTCTCGCCTCCTCGAACGCGTCGATGACGTCGTCCGACGTGACCTCTTCCTTCAGCTCCACCCTGACAACGTGCATGTGCATGAGCGTCGTCGGCACCTTCACGGCCGCTGTCGTAATGTCGATGTCCGGCATCACGGTCTTAACATCCGGTCCGTGGTGGGACGGCACCGTCACCGGGTTCGGCGCGATGGCGTTGATAGGTCCCTTCTTCACCTGGTGCGGGTCGGCCGCCCGACGTACGATCGTCACGTAGACACGCCCGAGCTCGAACTCCTCCTTCAGCGTCCCTAGCGTGCGGCACAGGGCCGTGGTGTTGCACGACACACACCGGACGTAGTCAGCCCCCAGGGCCTCCTCGTAGTTACATTGGGCGACGAACGACACCTCGGCGACTTCCGCCTCCTCGCCACCTTGGAAGATCGCCTTAACCCCGGCTTTCTCGTATAGCGTCTCTTTGTTCCGGGCTCCGATGCCTTCGGGGGTGCAGTCCACGACGACGTCCAACCCGTAGTCCTCGGCGTTCAGCACCACGTCTTCCACGGTACCCTCGGTCTCGATTCCTGCATCTTCGAACCTCTCAACGCGGTCTTCCGGCACGAACAGCGGGTAACCGTACTCCTCGACGGCCAACCGGGCCAGGTAATCCGGCGACGTTTTGACCACTCCGAGTACTTCCATGTCACGCTGAGCGTCGACGGCATCGGCGACTCTCTTACCGATGGTTCCGTACCCGTTGATCAACACGCTAACGTCGGCCAAGACCCGCCTCCCCCGCGCGCTGCCCGTAACTCGGAGCTTAAATTAGCGCCGTTCGGATCCCGCGTGATGGATAATAAGGCGGTGGAAATGTACCTCCCGCGATTAACACTCCCCGGTCACCGGTCACCGGACTGGCTCATCCCTTGTCCGGGGAGGACCCTCGCGCGGGAGGCTATCCCCGCCTGTCCCGCGTCGGGGTTGACCGTCCGGTCATCCCCGGTCCTCACGACCGTGTCCCGGAGGGACCGTGCGACGCGGGTGTACCCCGGGTCTCGACCCCGGGCTTCACGGCCTAGGGTATCCTCCCCGCTCCACCCGGGTCGGCGGGGCCCCGGGGCGGGGACGGCGGGGGATTCCACCGGAAAGAACGTGACTTGTGGGTGACCTTGAAGGTTACCCCGGTTGCTTCCCCTACGTGTGTGAGATTGGTATATGGTGGGGGTAGAGCGCGCGATCGTAGTCCCACGGTCGGATCGCGAGTTTCGGAAACGCCGTGGTTTCTGTGTTTCCCTCGAGGGTCTCACGCCGGCACGTCGATCTTAGTTGGGTCCGGAACTTCCAGGCCCAGCTCCTCGGCCAGCTCCTTGTACCGATTCCTGATCGTGACTTCGGTAACTCCCGAGATCTTCGCAACCTCGGGCTGTGTCCGACGGCACGTTCGGAGCTTCTCGTTGAGCTCACGTTCGAGCTTCTCCTTCTCTTCCTCCGACTCGGCCTCCTTCATCTTCTCGCGGTACTCCTCTATGTACTCCTTAGCCTTGA contains these protein-coding regions:
- a CDS encoding type II glyceraldehyde-3-phosphate dehydrogenase, whose product is MADVSVLINGYGTIGKRVADAVDAQRDMEVLGVVKTSPDYLARLAVEEYGYPLFVPEDRVERFEDAGIETEGTVEDVVLNAEDYGLDVVVDCTPEGIGARNKETLYEKAGVKAIFQGGEEAEVAEVSFVAQCNYEEALGADYVRCVSCNTTALCRTLGTLKEEFELGRVYVTIVRRAADPHQVKKGPINAIAPNPVTVPSHHGPDVKTVMPDIDITTAAVKVPTTLMHMHVVRVELKEEVTSDDVIDAFEEARRIWVVPHGEGLGSTAELIELGRDLGRKRYDLYEILVWEESINVEDGVLYYMQAVHQEADVVPENVDAIRAMTELEEDPEASMDATDSALGVLNSPPL